The following is a genomic window from Malus sylvestris chromosome 7, drMalSylv7.2, whole genome shotgun sequence.
CAGGCGCGGTTGGCCAGAGACGGCCAATACATGGGAACCTTTGGATAATCTCCAGTCAATTGCTGATGTTGTTGAAGCCTTTGAAGAAAGGTattattttgtttggttttctATTTTCCCTGAGCTATTCATTTGGTTTCAGAAAACTTCGGCAAAACGACCATAACTTTTGACAGTGTTAAAGTTTCCAAGATTGTAGAAactaaatcatttaatattgtGGTTGAGTTGATTGGGATCTTTTTCTGCGAATAGTTTATTCGCAAAAATACAAAACTTCATACTTTTATGTAGTTATTCTTATTTCTGCTACAAAAATTTACATTTTCGCAGAAACTAATCATTTAATACAAGTTTTTCTTATGTCGTTCATAAAGCTTGCGTACTGGAAAGCATCGGAAGCGCAAGCGTAAGCAAGGGACTCCTCTTTCTCAACCCAAGAAGAGGCAGCAGCGTTCTACTGATCCTATTTACAATATGACAGATGTGGAAATTGGCATTGTCGATAAAGCTCTATCCTCCACTGCACTCAACTGCTCGAAACTTGTTGATCTTCTTCCCCCTCAACAGCCTGTGGGTTTAGCTCGTGTTGGAGAGAATGGCTGGAATGTCAACAATACTGAAACAACCACGAAAGTTAATGCTGAGAATGGGTGTTCAAATATTTCCCAACAAAATGGTGAAAGGAGAGAGGAAAATGAGTATGATCCAAAGCTTAGTGAGCTCAAAGCAACAACATTTACAAATGTTGTCAATTTGGATAAACTTTCTGTACCTTTCCAAGAAGGAAGGGCTCCAGAAGTTAATGGCCCTGCAGATGGTCTTTCCAAGGTTGATTGTACAGAAACAGTACAGAGCAATCGCGGAGCTAAGAGAAGGAAGTCTGGTTCTGTGAAGAGGTTTAAGCAAGAGACACAAGTGTCTGAACTGGGTGCTACAACAAATGCAACAACCAGAGTCAGTGTTAGATATGGCAGTAGAGTTAATCAATCAGGGGCAGAAAATCTTGATTATGCTGGGGGAAATTCAAGTCGTAGGAATAAGATTGATGAATCTAGAAATGCAGTGCGTATCACCAAGATAATAAAGCCTATAGGGTACTCAACTTCTGTATCAAATGACGTCCAGGATGTGTTAGTCACCTTTAAGGCAATGAGGTTTgtcttgaaatttaatttacatTTCTATTCCATTGctgaaaataaatttaaaattatatccTGACCAGATTtatgaatattatttttattgaataggttaaataaaattatataataaccaTTCGACTGGGTTATTCCTAACAAAGCTACATTTTAGCTGGTTGGTTAGTTAATATTGGAATTTCagtaaactattttttttcccttcagaTATGATTCATCTAAAGATGCCATGCATTCGGCTAAAGGAATGATTCTTGTGTGGTCATACAATTTTGTGGCTATCATCTATAAATAGTTTTTTCTTCTCATATGTTTATATGACTTGTAACTGCGTGCCCCTTGAATATAGTTTTCTCAAATATTTTAGATGGAGG
Proteins encoded in this region:
- the LOC126628268 gene encoding chromo domain-containing protein LHP1-like encodes the protein MRTKVGRREIWDNNWKEAMPAAGALLVRDAGNNPDGPFALLHQQQASAAAHEQEHLEEPQATEEADDGDGDGEAEEDGDDEGGGDGDGAAGGDDENRERNKLDDGFYEIEAIRRKRVRKGQLQYLIKWRGWPETANTWEPLDNLQSIADVVEAFEESLRTGKHRKRKRKQGTPLSQPKKRQQRSTDPIYNMTDVEIGIVDKALSSTALNCSKLVDLLPPQQPVGLARVGENGWNVNNTETTTKVNAENGCSNISQQNGERREENEYDPKLSELKATTFTNVVNLDKLSVPFQEGRAPEVNGPADGLSKVDCTETVQSNRGAKRRKSGSVKRFKQETQVSELGATTNATTRVSVRYGSRVNQSGAENLDYAGGNSSRRNKIDESRNAVRITKIIKPIGYSTSVSNDVQDVLVTFKAMRSDGSEVIVDNKSLKVNHPLLLIDFYEQHLRYNPTF